The following proteins are encoded in a genomic region of Acidobacteriota bacterium:
- a CDS encoding ABC transporter ATP-binding protein, giving the protein MDAVPRIVLREVSKFYGEVLGVNRVSLAVEPGITSLVGPNGAGKTTLLNLMTGLLRPTEGEIEVLGIPVNQPERVFRHVGYCTQYDAFPKGLTGYDFICGFLRLHGRPETEVESLTRDALARVNMTDAAGKKIAAYSKGMRQRIKLAQAIAHQPRVLILDEPLNGLDPMARAEVIAIFQEVAADGCIVIVSSHILHEVDILSDRVIMMNHGYVVAEGGIHDVREEVEEHPMQILVRCDRPAVLAARIFELNHAVEVKLHPDGRGLLLRTKDAAGFYRLMNRIAVEENLTMEGIQPADDDVQSLYDYLIGNEGGRAS; this is encoded by the coding sequence ATGGACGCCGTCCCCCGCATCGTCCTGCGCGAGGTCTCGAAGTTCTACGGCGAGGTGCTTGGGGTGAACCGGGTGAGCCTGGCGGTGGAACCCGGCATCACCAGCCTGGTGGGCCCCAACGGCGCCGGCAAGACCACCCTGCTGAACCTCATGACCGGCCTGCTGCGGCCCACCGAAGGCGAGATCGAGGTGCTGGGCATCCCCGTGAACCAGCCGGAGCGGGTCTTCCGCCACGTGGGTTACTGCACCCAGTACGACGCCTTCCCCAAGGGGCTGACAGGCTACGATTTCATCTGCGGCTTCCTGCGGCTCCACGGCCGGCCCGAAACCGAGGTGGAGTCGCTCACCCGGGACGCCCTGGCCCGCGTGAACATGACCGATGCCGCCGGCAAGAAGATCGCCGCCTACAGCAAGGGCATGCGGCAGCGGATCAAGCTGGCCCAGGCCATCGCCCACCAACCCCGCGTGCTGATCCTCGACGAGCCCCTCAACGGCCTCGACCCCATGGCCCGGGCCGAGGTCATCGCCATCTTCCAGGAGGTGGCGGCGGACGGCTGCATCGTCATCGTCTCCAGCCATATCCTGCATGAGGTGGACATCCTCTCCGACCGGGTCATCATGATGAACCACGGCTACGTGGTGGCCGAAGGCGGCATCCACGACGTCCGCGAAGAGGTCGAGGAGCATCCCATGCAGATCCTGGTCCGCTGCGACCGCCCGGCCGTGCTGGCGGCGCGGATCTTCGAGCTCAACCATGCCGTGGAGGTCAAGCTCCATCCCGATGGTCGCGGCCTGCTGCTGCGGACGAAGGACGCCGCCGGCTTCTACCGGCTCATGAACCGCATCGCTGTCGAGGAAAACCTGACCATGGAGGGCATCCAGCCCGCCGACGACGACGTGCAGTCTCTCTACGACTACCTCATCGGCAACGAAGGAGGCCGCGCATCATGA